The genomic interval GCCCCCAGCAGGAAAGACCGAGCGCTGCGGCCCGCGATTCCCCAGCCAACGAGGGTGAGGCCCCCAGCCGCAAGAAGCGCCGGCCGGTGGTAGCCACGCCAAGTGCGGCGCCCAGGGGCGAAGCGGGCGCGCAAGTGCGGATGGCGGTCGGCCAACAACACGACGCCCTCCCAACGCCAGGTGTGGCGTAACTCGCGCCTCCACGAGAACGGGTCGACGTCGTGGTGTACCATAGCTTCGGGCGAGAATGCGGTGGTGGCTCCGGCAAGCTTGGCTCTCCAGGCCAAGTCGGCGTCCTCTCCCGCGCGCCGGAAGCTCGTGTCGAACCCCCCCAACCGTTCGAGCCATGCTTTCCGGTAGCAGATGTTGCACGTCTCGTAGAGGCCGTTCTCGTCCACCACCGCAATCCGTCGAGCCATCGGGCCCGCTGCGGCGTTCTGATCCGGGTCGGACAGCACCTGTCCCTGGGATATGTCAACGTCCGCTAGCGCTGACAGGTGGACGCCGAGCCAATCCGGTGTAGGAACGCAGTCGTCGTCTGTGAAGGCAATGAGGTCGGCATTGGAGGCTTGCCAGGCCAAATTTCGCCCAGAGGCAGGCCCGCCGCGAGACGGACTGTTCAGGACCCGAATCCGTAGAGGCGATCGTTCGGTCAACTCTTCGAGCACCTCGCTGGTCCGGTCCGTGGAGGCGTCGTTGGCGATGATGACCTCGAACCGGCTTGGATCAACCAGTTGACGCTCGAGAGCTGAAACCAAGCGTGGCAGTAGGTGGGCACGATTGCGAGTCGCGACGCACACCGAGATCTCTGGTGCCTGCTTGGAACTTGTCAACTCGGGGACCCGTCAACCTTTCATGGGGCTAACTCATAGTTGCAGGCCACGCAGACTCCTGCCGATCCGCGTCCCACCGACTCTGCACGCGTGGGCAAGAGTCGTCAAGAGCCCTTATGTGTAGTCTCACGCCATGCGGCTGGTTGTAGACGCCCGGGGTTTCGGTTGGACGGGAATAGGTCGCTACACCCGGCGCCTCCTCGAGCACCTCGCACCGCTGGATCGCGAGAGCGAGTACATCGTGCTGCTCGGGCACGAGGACGCAACCCACTGGACTTCGCCCGGCCCCAACTTCAGTCCCCGGATCTCTGATGCTCGGCCGTACCGGTGGGAGGGACAGGTTCTCCTGCCGAGACAACTGCGCGACCTCCGCCCCGATCTTGTGCACTTCCCGCATTTCAACGTTCCTGTGGCCTATCGGGACAGGTTCGTCGTCACCATCCACGACACCACGATGCTCAGATTCCCCATCCACTGTGATGTTTCGCCGTGGAGGGAGCCCATACGCCGGGCCAAGAGGACGGTGGCCGGGCTGGCCATGTCCGATGCCGTCCGGCGCGCCCACCGGGTGATCACACCGTCGCAGTTCACCGCTGATGATGTGGGGGGACGGTTCGAGGCGGATCCTGCCCGCACGGTCGTCATCCGGTCCGCCGTCGATCCTCCCGTGACGGATCCGGAACCCGTGCCGGGCATCTCTGAGGAACTGCTGTTTCTCCTATACGTCGGCAACGCATACCCGCATAAGAATCTCGGCACTCTTATCGCGGCAACGCGCGACCTACTGGGGGATCATCCTGAATTGTGTCTCGTAATCGCCGGCCCTCCTGACGAGTGCTCTCAGCGTCTCCGCTCGACGGTGCACGGCGACCCTGTGGGCAAGCACGTCAAGTTCGTCGGCCGAGTCAGTGATCGACAACTTTCCTGGCTCTACCTCCATGCGACGATCTTCGTCCTGCCTTCGTTCTCCGAGGGCTTCGGCCTTACCGGTCTGGAGGCGATGGCCCACGGGACACCGGTCGTCGCCGCTAGGGCCACTTGCCTGCCTGAGATCTACGGCGAGGCGGCACAGTACTTCGAGCCCCTCGACCGCTCGGATCTGGTGGCCAGCCTCGAGGGGCTACTCGGCGACGAAGCTCGGCGAGCGACCCTCTCGAAAGCGGGGACTGAGCAGAGCGCTCTGTACTCCTGGGATGCGATGGCGCGCGCCACGCTCGAGACCTACCGCATCTAATCTTTCCCCGATTGCGTCACGACCTTCGCCGGGGCAGGTAGATGCCCTGGGTACGCAGAATCATCTTGGAGGGGCTGATACCGGTCGGCCCCGACGGACCCGAGGAGGCGACGTAACTACCCGGCACGACCACGCCGATCCGAGTTGGACTGACGCTCGGGTGCCCGCAGGAGCCAACGATGCTCGCGGCATCCCAACGCCGGCTCAGCCATCGAGAGCACGCGAAGCCTGGTCCTCCATGGGCCAGGACGCTCTTCGCGCTGTGCTAGTCGGCCTCTTTCTCGGGTTCGCTCTTGCGCTCATCGGCGGCTTGTCCGCCTTGTCGGGACGGACCTCCTATTCGAGTACGGCCGTCATGCTCATCAACGATCCCTACAAGTTGGCGACGTCTGGGCAGCCCAGTGAGTTCGGCAGTCTGGACGTTCTCCGGTACAAGTACTCCGCACTCGTGAGGACAAACGCCCTAGCCGGTCCGGTGGCGACACAACTGGGACTCCCTGTGGGAGGCGTCATGGGAGCACTTTCGACCAGTGTCCCCGCCAACTCGCTGCTGATGGACGTCACGGCGACATGGCCCACGCCAAAGGATGCCCAAAAACTGGCCCAAGCAGCGGCCGACGAGGTCACGGCGTACATCAACCAAGAGGACAACACCTACCGGATCCCGGCGGCTGACCGATTCACATTCTCAGTGATCGACCCTGCCCCGTCTGCGACCGCGCACGGGCCCTCGAAGGCGAAAGCAGCCAGCCTCGCCATCGGGCTGGCCGTGCTCGGGTTCGCCTTGGGATTTGTGGCGACTCAGGTGGTCCGGTTCCTGCGCACTCACTGAGAAGACATGGGTGTCACCGGAGACATCTTCCTCACCGTTGTTGCGATCGCCCTCGTCATCGGGCTTCCTCTCGCCGGTGCCTTCGGAGTGTTGACAGCCGTCTGGCTGCTGGTTCCCCCCAACCTGATCGTCCCCCACGCCCCACACATTCTCCTGGTTCACACGGTCGTCCTCTACGCCTTCTGCTTTCGGCTCATGGCTCGTCGCGGTCCGGGAGAGCCTTCCTCTGCTGCCTATACACCGACCGTGGTCCATGCGGCTTTGCTCGCACTCGTGCTGGTGCTGTTCTTCGATGGCGTGATCTTCACGCCTTCGGGGAACTCGCTGAACGGCAACCTCCATTACTGGTTCAACGACTTCAACCTCTTGGTCCTGTTCGTCGTAGTCCTAGCTGTCGTCAGGACCATCTCGCTCCGGCGGGCCGTGACGATCGTCGCTGTCGTTCTGTGCGTCGTTGTGGGCATCGGGTTGTGGGAGTACTTCACTCGTCGCGGATGGTCTGCCTTCTTCTTCGAGCACGTTCCGGCCAGCTACCTGGCACCGGGGGCAGCGCCGCTTCAGACCCGAGGCGGCCACGTGCGTTCCCAGGCAGCGGCCCAATTCGCGCTCGAATACGGCTGGGTCTTGGCCATGCTCTTCCCGCTTCTCGTCGCATCCGTCTTCCGCTGGTCTCAGGGCCGGCGTTGGTGGTACTGGCTGGCCAACGCAATTCCTCTCCTTGCTGTGCTGACATTCGTCTTCTCTGGATCACGGAGCGCCCTTGTTGCCTCGGTAGCCGTGCTGCTCGTCCTCGTCGCCATCGGAGCCAACCGAGGGATGCTTGTCTGGGGCGCGCTGGCGATCCTCACTGGTGCGATCACCGCGATTGCCGACCCGACGCTGATTAGCTCTCTCTTCGCCGCCGGAAAGGTGGACCCGGCCTCTGTTCGCCTGCAGAGACTTGGGCCCTTGTTTGATCTCGTCGTCCACCACCCCTTCACGGGGCTCGGGCTCTCGGGCATCAGCTCCGAGTTCGTCGTCAACGGAGTGGACAACGGGTATGCGGTCATCTACGCAACCCTCGGCGTGATCGGCATCCTGGCCTGGCTGTCCGTGATGGTGACGATCGGAGTGACGGCCGCGCACGCCGTGAAAGCCCGCCGCGGCAGCTTCGAAAGGCTGATCGGGG from Acidimicrobiales bacterium carries:
- a CDS encoding O-antigen ligase family protein produces the protein MGVTGDIFLTVVAIALVIGLPLAGAFGVLTAVWLLVPPNLIVPHAPHILLVHTVVLYAFCFRLMARRGPGEPSSAAYTPTVVHAALLALVLVLFFDGVIFTPSGNSLNGNLHYWFNDFNLLVLFVVVLAVVRTISLRRAVTIVAVVLCVVVGIGLWEYFTRRGWSAFFFEHVPASYLAPGAAPLQTRGGHVRSQAAAQFALEYGWVLAMLFPLLVASVFRWSQGRRWWYWLANAIPLLAVLTFVFSGSRSALVASVAVLLVLVAIGANRGMLVWGALAILTGAITAIADPTLISSLFAAGKVDPASVRLQRLGPLFDLVVHHPFTGLGLSGISSEFVVNGVDNGYAVIYATLGVIGILAWLSVMVTIGVTAAHAVKARRGSFERLIGAACFAGTLAAAVAAATYDFPDTAQSTWTLIMLGALGVAAAEAAGRRIVLHWSPPRLLIPAVGSFIGSTILALAPVSSSVSFAVMTDAQWVLASNSAYYAGQGTEMVNTLCPVVTNADTVTKGTKVRCLQYNEVFPLNFPGLAVVQVRGPTPQSVRREASLAFTPISRQMPFEKWPMGAIETGKPAWAKTAPLWGGVVGAFLMLLWPRTLRRRPMINSK
- a CDS encoding glycosyltransferase family 1 protein → MRLVVDARGFGWTGIGRYTRRLLEHLAPLDRESEYIVLLGHEDATHWTSPGPNFSPRISDARPYRWEGQVLLPRQLRDLRPDLVHFPHFNVPVAYRDRFVVTIHDTTMLRFPIHCDVSPWREPIRRAKRTVAGLAMSDAVRRAHRVITPSQFTADDVGGRFEADPARTVVIRSAVDPPVTDPEPVPGISEELLFLLYVGNAYPHKNLGTLIAATRDLLGDHPELCLVIAGPPDECSQRLRSTVHGDPVGKHVKFVGRVSDRQLSWLYLHATIFVLPSFSEGFGLTGLEAMAHGTPVVAARATCLPEIYGEAAQYFEPLDRSDLVASLEGLLGDEARRATLSKAGTEQSALYSWDAMARATLETYRI
- a CDS encoding glycosyltransferase family A protein; the protein is MCVATRNRAHLLPRLVSALERQLVDPSRFEVIIANDASTDRTSEVLEELTERSPLRIRVLNSPSRGGPASGRNLAWQASNADLIAFTDDDCVPTPDWLGVHLSALADVDISQGQVLSDPDQNAAAGPMARRIAVVDENGLYETCNICYRKAWLERLGGFDTSFRRAGEDADLAWRAKLAGATTAFSPEAMVHHDVDPFSWRRELRHTWRWEGVVLLADRHPHLRARFAPGRRTWRGYHRPALLAAGGLTLVGWGIAGRSARSFLLGAAATAPYTWYRLHAEPVDGSRRTRLRLFFPMLTIDTSEAAVITVTQARLRLRSLLRRTSQGTGLD